A section of the Acanthochromis polyacanthus isolate Apoly-LR-REF ecotype Palm Island chromosome 1, KAUST_Apoly_ChrSc, whole genome shotgun sequence genome encodes:
- the LOC110945424 gene encoding solute carrier family 2, facilitated glucose transporter member 1 has product MASKESHLTATLLTSILAAVLGSLQIGYHTGNVNAPAKIIEEFFNHTWRARHNQSMPDHSLTLLWSLSVSIKDFGALLGSLGVKFLVDSYGRRNSILIVNGLSVAGACMMFASKASESFEVLILGRLVFGLFCGLVMSMNPLYIQEMSPTNLRGAFATLNQVSFASGILVGMVAGLETVLGTEHYWAMMFSLSLIPAVTQYLVLPFCPESPRYLLINRGEESRAESALQRLRGRADSVFAELEEMKEEAGHTQSGLTVYEFFRKRSYRQPIIIVLVVNLGSQLSGFNAIINYSTRMFQAKFDQAKYLTLGVGAVNVTFTLVAFFLMEKAGRRKLLLTGFISIAVCNLLMTIVDSALHLVPELRSLQVLLVFCLISAYELGPGPISWFIAAELFDQPGRPIAMAFTSMLNWGGKFVLALLFPPLLKLCGAYVYLLFMTVALLAFIFTWIRLPETKGRTFDDIAAEFRGAEGIPLHNKTGFNTFT; this is encoded by the exons AGCCATCTGACAGCTACACTCCTGACCTCCATCCTGGCAGCGGTGCTCGGCTCGCTGCAGATCGGATACCACACCGGCAACGTCAACGCTCCGGCCAAA ATCATCGAAGAGTTTTTCAACCACACCTGGAGAGCGAGACACAACCAGTCGATGCCAGATCACAGCCTGACTCTCCTGTGGTCGCTCTCCGTCAGCATTAAGGACTTTGGAGCTTTGCTGGGTTCGCTGGGAGTCAAATTCCTGGTTGATTCTTATGGCAG GCGTAACTCCATCCTGATAGTTAACGGACTGTCTGTGGCCGGAGCCTGTATGATGTTTGCATCCAAAGCCAGCGAGTCGTTCGAGGTTCTGATCCTGGGACGTTTGGTGTTCGGTTTGTTCTGCGGTCTGGTGATGAGTATGAACCCCCTCTACATCCAGGAAATGTCGCCCACCAACCTGAGAGGAGCCTTTGCCACACTCAACCAGGTGTCCTTCGCTTCGGGCATCCTGGTGGGAATG GTGGCTGGTCTGGAGACGGTGCTGGGAACTGAACATTACTGGGCCATGATGTTTTCTCTATCTCTGATCCCGGCTGTGACCCAGTACCTGGTTCTGCCTTTCTGTCCTGAGAGTCCACGATATCTGCTCATCAACCGGGGAGAGGAGAGCAGGGCTGAATCTG CCTTGCAGAGGCTGAGAGGCCGAGCAGACTCGGTGTTTGCTGAGCTGGAAGAGATGAAGGAGGAAGCTGGCCACACTCAGAGCGGTCTGACCGTCTACGAATTCTTCAGGAAACGCAGCTACAGGCAGCCGATCATTATCGTCCTCGTCGTCAACTTGGGAAGCCAGCTGTCTGGATTCAACGCG ATAATCAACTATTCCACCAGAATGTTCCAGGCCAAGTTTGACCAGGCCAAATATCTGACTCTGGGTGTCGGTGCTGTCAATGTGACATTCACTCTGGTGGCA TTCTTCCTGATGGAGAAGGCAGGGAGGAGAAAGCTACTGCTGACTGGCTTCATCTCCATCGCTGTGTGCAACTTACTCATGACCATCGTCGACTCTGCGCTG CATCTGGTCCCGGAGCTCCGCAGCCTTCAGGTGCTGCTGGTTTTCTGCCTGATTTCCGCCTACGAACTCGGCCCCGGCCCCATCTCCTGGTTCATCGCCGCCGAGCTGTTCGACCAGCCCGGCAGACCCATCGCCATGGCCTTCACCAGCATGCTCAACTGGGGAGGGAAGTTCGTTCTGGCGCTGCTCTTTCCTCCATTACTG AAACTCTGCGGCGCCTACGTCTACCTCCTCTTCATGACTGTAGCTCTGCTGGCCTTCATTTTCACCTGGATTCGACTCCCAGAGACGAAAGGTCGGACGTTCGACGACATTGCAGCGGAGTTCAGAGGAGCAGAGGGCATCCCTTTGCACAATAAGACTGGATTTAACACTTTCACCTGA